One Campylobacter concisus genomic window carries:
- a CDS encoding efflux RND transporter permease subunit has translation MIKTAINRPITTLMIFLSLVVFGIYSLKTMNVNLYPQVNIPIVKITTYANGDMNYIKTKITQKIEDEVSSIEGIKKLYSTSFDNLSVVSIEFELNKDLESATNDVRDKMQKARLNANYEIEKLNGLSSAVFSLFITRLDGNETKLMQEIDDVAKPFLERISGVSKVKTNGFLEPAVKILLDRFKLDKNTLSANEVANLIKVENLKAPLGKIENEQIQMAIKSNFSAKSIDEIRNLTIKQGVFLKDIASVDLAYKDANEAAIMDKKSGVLLGLELAPDANALTVIALAKAKLDQFKSLLGNEYDVKIAYDKSEVIQKHIDQTAFDMILGVLLTIVIVYLFLRNFSITIISVVAIPTSIVATFFIINALGYDINRLSLIALTLGIGIFIDDAIVVTENIASKLKDEPNALKASFAGIKEIAFSVFAISLVLLCVFVPIAFMSGIVGKYFNSFAMSVAAGIVISFFVSIFLVPTLSARFVNAKQSSFFLKSEPFFEALENGYEKILALALKFKLIFLAITLAVVVCSFALAKFVGGDFMPSEDNSEFNIYFKLDPSLSLQASKEKLKDKISLINADPQVAYAYFILGYTDAKQPYLVKAYVRLKELKDRANHERQNAIMQSFRDRLKSDDMSVIVADLPVVEGGDVQPVKLTITSENGKDLEKFVPKISKMLKEINDTTDVNSPEEDLLKRVQISIDEDKAKRLNLDKASVASAVYSAFSENEVSVFENENGKEYELYMRLDDKFRGDTNDILKTKIRSKEGFFVTLGDVATISFEQKPASISRFNRADEIKFLANTKNNAPLNSVANEISKKLDEILPANFKYKFLGFVELMDDTNASFIFTVSASAVLIYMVLAALYESFLLPFLIMLAMPLAFCGVVIGLFISGNPFSLFVMVGVILLFGMVGKNAILVVDFANHFANSGIEANEAVKMAAKKRLRAVLMTTFAMIFAMLPLALSRGAGFEANSPMAISIIFGLISSTLLSLLVVPVLFAWVYNLDKFIRKFYERERI, from the coding sequence ATGATAAAAACAGCCATCAACCGCCCCATAACTACGCTTATGATATTTTTAAGCCTCGTTGTCTTTGGCATCTACTCGCTAAAGACGATGAATGTAAATTTGTACCCGCAAGTAAATATCCCAATCGTTAAGATCACGACCTACGCAAACGGCGATATGAACTACATTAAGACAAAGATCACGCAAAAGATCGAGGACGAGGTCTCAAGCATCGAGGGGATAAAAAAGCTTTACTCAACCAGCTTTGACAACCTAAGCGTGGTAAGCATCGAATTTGAGCTAAACAAAGACCTAGAGAGCGCTACAAACGACGTCCGCGACAAGATGCAAAAAGCAAGGTTAAACGCAAACTACGAGATAGAAAAGCTAAACGGCCTCTCTTCAGCCGTCTTTAGCCTCTTTATCACGAGGCTTGATGGCAACGAAACTAAGCTTATGCAAGAGATAGATGATGTGGCAAAGCCATTTTTAGAGCGCATTAGCGGCGTCTCAAAGGTTAAGACAAATGGCTTTTTAGAGCCAGCGGTGAAAATTTTGCTAGATAGATTTAAACTTGATAAAAACACCCTTAGTGCAAACGAAGTGGCAAATTTGATAAAGGTTGAAAATTTAAAAGCACCACTTGGCAAGATAGAAAATGAGCAAATCCAAATGGCGATCAAGTCAAATTTCAGCGCCAAAAGCATAGATGAGATAAGAAATTTAACGATCAAGCAAGGGGTCTTTTTAAAAGATATCGCAAGCGTTGATCTTGCTTACAAAGATGCAAACGAAGCAGCGATAATGGATAAAAAAAGTGGCGTCTTGCTGGGCCTTGAGCTAGCTCCAGACGCAAACGCTCTAACCGTGATCGCTCTAGCTAAAGCAAAGCTAGATCAGTTTAAAAGCCTGCTTGGCAATGAATACGACGTAAAAATAGCCTACGATAAGAGCGAAGTGATACAAAAGCACATCGATCAAACCGCCTTTGATATGATCCTTGGTGTCTTGCTAACCATCGTGATCGTATATCTATTTTTAAGAAATTTCTCGATCACCATCATCTCAGTCGTAGCGATACCAACTAGCATCGTAGCGACATTTTTCATCATAAATGCCCTAGGCTACGATATAAACCGCCTAAGCCTCATAGCGCTGACCCTTGGCATCGGAATTTTCATCGACGATGCGATAGTTGTCACTGAAAATATCGCAAGCAAGCTAAAAGATGAGCCAAATGCCCTAAAAGCAAGCTTTGCAGGCATAAAAGAGATAGCATTTAGTGTCTTTGCGATCTCGCTCGTGCTGCTTTGCGTCTTTGTGCCAATAGCCTTTATGAGTGGTATCGTTGGCAAATACTTTAACTCATTTGCGATGAGCGTGGCAGCTGGCATCGTCATCTCGTTTTTTGTGAGCATCTTTCTTGTGCCAACGCTAAGTGCTAGGTTTGTAAATGCCAAACAAAGCAGCTTTTTTCTAAAAAGTGAGCCATTTTTTGAAGCGCTTGAAAATGGCTATGAGAAAATTTTAGCTTTAGCTCTTAAATTTAAGCTCATATTTTTAGCTATAACGCTTGCGGTCGTTGTTTGCTCATTTGCTCTGGCTAAATTTGTAGGAGGCGACTTCATGCCAAGCGAGGATAACTCGGAGTTTAACATCTACTTTAAGCTCGATCCCTCACTTAGCCTGCAAGCTAGCAAAGAGAAGCTAAAAGATAAAATTTCACTCATAAATGCCGATCCTCAGGTAGCTTACGCCTACTTCATCCTTGGCTACACAGATGCCAAGCAGCCTTATCTTGTAAAGGCTTACGTTAGACTAAAGGAGCTAAAAGATAGAGCTAATCACGAGCGGCAAAACGCTATCATGCAAAGTTTTCGTGACAGACTAAAGAGCGATGATATGAGCGTAATCGTAGCTGATTTGCCAGTGGTTGAAGGTGGCGATGTGCAGCCAGTTAAGCTTACTATCACCTCTGAAAATGGCAAAGATCTAGAGAAATTTGTGCCAAAGATCAGCAAGATGCTAAAAGAGATAAATGACACAACGGACGTAAATTCGCCCGAAGAAGATCTGCTAAAACGCGTGCAAATCTCTATAGATGAAGATAAGGCTAAGAGGCTAAATTTAGACAAAGCCAGCGTTGCAAGTGCCGTTTATAGCGCATTTAGCGAGAATGAGGTCTCTGTTTTTGAAAACGAAAATGGCAAAGAGTATGAGCTTTATATGCGTCTTGATGATAAATTTAGAGGCGATACAAATGATATCTTAAAGACCAAGATAAGAAGCAAAGAGGGCTTTTTTGTCACACTTGGCGATGTGGCGACGATTAGTTTTGAGCAAAAGCCAGCTAGTATTTCGAGATTTAATAGAGCTGATGAGATAAAATTTTTAGCAAATACCAAAAACAACGCTCCGCTAAATAGCGTGGCAAATGAAATTTCAAAGAAGCTTGATGAAATTTTGCCTGCAAATTTCAAGTATAAATTTCTTGGATTTGTGGAGCTCATGGACGATACAAATGCTTCGTTTATCTTTACGGTGAGTGCGAGTGCGGTGCTTATTTACATGGTGCTAGCTGCACTTTATGAGAGCTTTTTGCTGCCATTTCTCATCATGCTTGCCATGCCGCTTGCCTTTTGTGGCGTCGTGATAGGGCTGTTTATAAGTGGCAATCCTTTTAGCCTATTTGTCATGGTTGGCGTCATCTTGCTCTTTGGCATGGTCGGTAAAAACGCCATTTTGGTGGTTGATTTTGCAAACCACTTTGCAAATAGTGGCATAGAGGCAAACGAAGCTGTAAAAATGGCTGCTAAGAAGCGCTTAAGGGCTGTTTTAATGACCACTTTTGCGATGATATTTGCTATGCTTCCGCTGGCACTTAGCAGGGGTGCTGGCTTTGAGGCAAACTCACCTATGGCTATAAGTATCATCTTTGGGCTCATTAGCTCGACCTTGCTAAGTTTGCTTGTCGTGCCAGTGCTTTTTGCGTGGGTCTATAATCTTGATAAATTTATAAGAAAATTTTATGAAAGGGAGAGAATTTGA
- a CDS encoding TolC family protein: MKKILAVLLFALPLWAGNLLEIIALAQSARLESLKEFNKNEYINKNKSKKLNLSLDGRYTFVPDEIKGGYMTKAGSITAKVEYLIFDGGASEAADKILDHKGVEKIYKDEELMNLTAFQVAKVYFNAVALNSLINLETKFVDSFAKAAAENEFWFEYGEIDKSEFDAINFMLNKKRAELDELGLKLAELNSRINLLSNGEIGFNAGSKIMMPDFSKDDISAKLGAMEQEKFIKEQENEKQKSKFAPKIYLKDTQSVNNNSFKKGERTTSQMIGAYADANKPRVEFEWKLPDSLSLSKQSQVKRIEEQKAALNLSDEENRIITRLKELESTIKGLNAKLNLQDLKQDKLDSDFIDLLNGYLNGEIKYEEFLFVSEKNFSDRANFILDGDLLELNKLEYFFECARKINEVIIE, from the coding sequence TTGAAGAAAATTTTAGCTGTTTTGCTCTTTGCTTTGCCTCTTTGGGCTGGAAATTTACTAGAGATCATCGCTCTAGCGCAAAGTGCAAGGCTTGAGAGTTTGAAAGAATTTAATAAAAATGAATATATAAATAAAAACAAAAGTAAAAAGCTAAATTTATCCCTTGATGGCAGATATACCTTTGTGCCTGATGAGATAAAGGGCGGATATATGACAAAGGCAGGCTCGATCACGGCAAAGGTTGAGTATCTTATCTTTGATGGCGGAGCGAGCGAGGCTGCTGATAAAATTTTAGACCACAAGGGCGTGGAGAAAATTTACAAAGATGAAGAGCTGATGAATCTCACTGCTTTTCAGGTCGCAAAGGTCTATTTCAATGCTGTTGCACTAAATTCTCTTATAAATTTAGAGACAAAATTTGTAGATAGCTTTGCTAAGGCTGCGGCTGAAAATGAGTTTTGGTTTGAGTATGGCGAGATCGACAAGAGTGAATTTGATGCGATAAATTTCATGTTAAATAAAAAAAGAGCTGAGCTTGACGAGCTTGGGCTTAAGCTAGCCGAGCTAAACTCAAGGATAAATTTGCTCTCAAACGGCGAGATCGGCTTTAACGCTGGCTCAAAGATAATGATGCCAGATTTTAGCAAAGATGATATAAGCGCAAAACTTGGGGCAATGGAGCAAGAAAAATTTATAAAAGAGCAAGAAAATGAGAAGCAAAAGAGCAAATTTGCTCCAAAAATTTACTTAAAAGATACGCAAAGTGTGAATAATAACAGCTTTAAAAAAGGTGAGAGGACGACTTCGCAGATGATAGGCGCTTACGCTGATGCGAACAAGCCTAGAGTGGAATTTGAGTGGAAGCTGCCTGATAGCTTAAGTCTTAGCAAACAAAGTCAAGTTAAGCGCATTGAAGAGCAAAAGGCAGCACTTAATCTAAGCGATGAAGAAAATAGGATAATCACTCGCCTAAAAGAGCTAGAAAGCACAATCAAAGGCTTAAATGCAAAGTTAAATTTGCAAGATTTGAAGCAAGATAAGCTTGATAGTGATTTTATTGATCTGCTAAATGGCTATCTTAATGGCGAGATAAAATATGAAGAATTTTTGTTTGTGAGTGAGAAAAATTTTAGCGATAGGGCAAATTTCATACTTGATGGCGATTTACTTGAGCTAAATAAACTTGAGTATTTTTTCGAATGTGCAAGAAAAATAAATGAGGTGATAATTGAATAA